The DNA sequence AGAACTTGAAATAAGAAGGATATCAGGACTGGCTTAGGCTGGTCTTTTTTCTGCTGCCTATTATCTATTATCCATTAGTTATTACAAAATTACTAAGATCTCAAGATAAGTTCTGGGTGCTTGAGTACTGGAATTTAGTATGAGGAGGGTGAATAAAGTCAGTAGCATTTAATCTCAGACCAAGTTTCATTTTTGATATAGAGTTGGTGTCATAAAATTTCTCGCATCTAAGTGTTTTATAAAAAGAGATTTAAAGAGCCTCAGACTTGGAGATTTAACTGTTGTAAAATTTACAATCCTTTTATTTTCTGTTACAGGAAGGTTATGATATACTAAATAGGAATTAGTGATAAGTTTGCTTGCTGTTAAAGTTGGCCATGAGGAGAAGATCTGCCTTGAGAATGGGGGAGAGATATTCTCAAGGCTCTGGAGCTGCTTCTAATAACTGAGCCAACCATAAGAACACGCTGTTCACTGAATGTGATCCCCCCGAGTATTCGGAGGGTTTTTATTTTAAAATGAAGATAATTTTTGTTATTTTAAGTGTGAAATAATATAATTAATCAAAGAGTGGTTAGAAATGGTGGGAGTTTATGAATATATTTATTTTGGAAGATAATTTAATCCAGCAAACGCGGATTAAAACCTTAGTAACGGAGATATTGCGGGAAGAAGGAATTTCAGCTCGTCAGTTTGAAGTTTTTTCCAAGGCACAAAATCTATTGGATGCTATTGCTGAAAAAGGTAATCACCAGCTTTTCCTCTTGGATATTGAAATTAAGGGAGAAGAAAAAAAGGGGTTAGAGGCAGCGGCGGATATCCGTCGGATTGATCCTGCGGCTGTTATTGTTTTTGTGACCACTCACTCAGAATTCGCTCCGATTAGTTTTAAGTATAAAGTTTCTGCCTTAGATTTTATTGATAAAACAGCTCCGGATGAGCAGTTCAAGACTGATCTGCGTGAAGTTATTGCTTATACGGCTAACAATATGCACCGCTCGGAGGAAGTGGATGAGGTTTTTACCTTTGAATCAGCTCAGGCGCGTGTTCAGCTGCCCTTCAAGGATATCTATTACTTTGCGACCTCGCCAACGCCCCATAAGGTCATGTTAATTACAAAAAATGAGCGTTTAGAGTTTTACGGTAGTCTCTCAGAGATTGCAGAAGTCAATTCACGACTCTTTTCCTGCCACCGATCCTTCCTAATTAATTTAGATAATATTAGTCGAGTGGATAAGGCTGAGCTCTTAGTCTTCTTTGAGAATGGAGATGCCTGTCCAGTTTCCCGCTTGAAGATGAAGGCTCTTATGCGGGAGTGGGGAGCCAGACAGGAGACTGTTTAAGGCAAAAAATAAAGTTTGAGAGTGGGACAAAAATCAACCACTGCGTCAATTTGGTAAATCTAGGATAATGCTAACGAGTTTGGACTTTTGTTCCAGACTCTTTTTTATTTTGCTGGAGAAGATTGAAAAACTAGGTGGTTCAATTGTCCATTTACATAGAAAAAATCTGATTTTAGTCCATCAATCTAGGATATTATTCTATGATCAGAAAGAGCAGTTGGGGATAAAAAATGCATTTCAAGAGAAATTTTGACATTTCAAGATAAAAAAACGACAATTCAAGATATTGTGGTTTAAAAATCTTTGATTTGAGATATACTAATCAGCGTAGGGATGAAGTTTTCTATCAGTTTCTCTCTCCCAATAATTATTCTGATAGAAGACAGACGCAAACTTATCCCGAACTTCTTATTTATTCGAAACCCATTTCTCATCTCTCTCCCAATATACTGTGAAATGGAAAGGGACCCGCGACGGCGGGTTCTTTTTTTTGCAAAAATTATTTTCTAATTTCTGCCAGTATGGTGAAAAGAGGATCATAAGAGGTTGGAACAGACGATCATGAGTGCTGCGCTCTCAGCTGTAAGATCATGTAAGCTATAGATGACATCTAAAATATTCGAATTCGATTTAACTGGTTTAGAGAGCATGAGGGTAAGAACTTGTATTCACATTTTTTGACAGTTAGCCTTATGTGGTAGGGACGCAAGCGACCTCCTAACGGAGTTCCATTGCTCATTTTCAAGCCTAGGGTCTTGAAAATCCCCTCGACGATTGACTTAAATAGGGTCAATCGTCTTTTTACCACGACGGCAACTGTCTGCTTTGAGCGATCTTATGGTCGCTTTTTCCAGCTGAGGCTAAGAATTTAAACTTGTGAATACAGTTTCTAAGACTTTGTTGGTTAGGCCAAGAAGCCTTACTCCTGCATAGGTTGAGAATGAGACAAAAATCGGTAAATCGTTATGAAATGGTGATTTCGATTTTCCTCGCCCTCCCATTTTAAGGCTCAGGCCTCTGCTATTTTTCTATTTTTAGGTGGCAGGCTTTGGCAGTCTATCCCCAGACTGCCAAAGTCTACTGGAGCATTTCAATCTCACCTCTGCTACAGTCGATATTGTTAGTCTACTATACTGTTATGCTGTGAAATGGCAGGTATAGCTGCTGGTGTTTCGAACTTTTACAAATATGGCTGCTAAAAGTATAAAATCTTTCAAGATGTTTGATTATCAGCAACGGTTTTCTAAATTCCTTTTTGCCAGATCTAAGGGGTTTGCGATATGGTGTTGGTGTTTGTTCGGCCTCGTGTGGGGTTGAGGTCAATGTGCCATAGTGCTTGGTGTTGGCTATCAAGTGAGGGGTGTTTAATAGCAAGTCTCTGGGGTATCTTGATGAACCTGTGCAGAGGTAGGTGAGAGCGGTAATAGTTTTGAAGCTGTATTGGAACTTACTAGAGACTTTTCGTCTTCAAATGAATAATTTCCTGTATATTTACCCAAAACATGAATAAAAAACAAAAAATTATAAAAAATCGAAAAAAAATACAAAAAGTACTTGACTCATGAATAAAAATACCATATAATGACTTTCGTAAGGTTGAGATATACAAAAAACAGCCTAAAAAAGAAGAAAAGAGAAATAATTATGTCAAAAGAAAAAGTCATTCTAGCTTACTCAGGGGGACTTGATACCTCCGTCGCGATTACTTGGTTGAAAAAAGATTACGATGTTGTTGCTGTCTGCATGGATGTCGGTGAAGGTAAGGACTTGGAATTCATCCATGATAAGGCGCTGAGCGTTGGAGCTGTTGAGTCTTACGTCCTTGATGTTAAGGATGAATTTGCTGAGGAATATGTTTTGCCAGCTTTGCAGGCTCATGCTTACTATGAACAAAAGTATCCTTTAGTATCAGCCCTCAGCCGTCCAGTAATTTCTAAGAAATTGGTTGAGATTGCTCATAAGACTGGAGCAACGACTATCGCTCATGGCTGTACTGGTAAGGGGAATGACCAAGTTCGGTTTGAAGTGGCTATTGCGGCTCTTGATCCAGAGTTGAAGGTTATTGCGCCAGTTCGGGAATGGAAATGGTCCAGAGAAGAAGAAATTGAATACGCTAAGAAGAATGGCGTGCCAGTTCCTGCTGATCTTGACAATCCTTATTCAGTTGACCAAAACCTTTGGGGGCGTGCCAATGAATGCGGTGTCCTTGAAAATCCATGGAATCAGGCCCCTGAAGAAGCCTTTGGTATTACCAATTCTGTTGAAGAGGCTCCTGATACGCCTGAATTTGTTGATATTGAATTTAAAGCTGGTAAACCGGTGGCTATCGATGGTCAAGAAATGAAATTGGCTGATTTAATTCAAAAATTAAATGATTTGGCTGGGAAGCACGGTGTCGGTCGGATTGACCATGTAGAAAACAGATTGGTCGGTATCAAGTCTCGGGAAATCTATGAATGCCCTGGTGCTATTACACTGTTGACCGCACATAAGGAAATTGAAGACCTGACCTTGGTTCGGGAAGTGTCCCACTTTAAACCAATTCTTGAAAATGAATTATCTAATTTGATTTATAATGCCCTTTGGTTTAGCCCAGCGACGGAAAGTATTTTGGCCTATATCAAAGAAACTCAAAAAGTGGTTAATGGAACTGCAAAAGTGAAATTGTACAAGGGAACTGCTAAGGTTGTGGCACGGAAGTCGCCGAATTCTCTTTATGATGAAAATTTGGCAACCTACACCACAGCAGATAGTTTTGATCAAGATGCAGCTGTAGGATTCATTAAACTTTGGGGGCTGCCAACTCAAGTCAACTCACAAGTTAATAACAAATAATGTTAATGTGAGAGGTGAGTGGGCAGAGCTCAAAATAAAGGCAAGGAAAATCTTCAGATAAAAGGGGTCAGAGAGCCCCATCTGGACCTCTTTTCTTTAAACTTAATGCCCGATGAGGCCGTTCGGTGAGGCGACTGACGGGCCCAAGAGGAAGAAGTGCTCTTCCTTTTAGGGACAAGTCCTGTGAGACCATCAAAACTAGCTATGACATAGGCTAGTTTTTTTGATATGATGGTAATACCTGTTGAAAATCAAAACGATAGGTCCTTGCACACTGAACACGCCTGTGTTTCTGTAAACTAGGTGGGTTTTCTTTGAAACGCTTAAGGGCTTTATATCTTAGTTTCAGCTTGCTGTACTTTTGGGAGTGAAACAAAAGTATGGCCTTCTACTGACTATTTTAGTAGAACAGTCTGATGCGGCGCAGTGTTGGAAGACAAGTCTTTGTTGGCCATGCTAGCTTAGTTTGCCCCTGTACAGGTCCATTAGGTGCTTTAGCCAAGGTCCCATAGGACTTGGCGTGTTAGATCCAGTGACAGCGAATTTAACTAAGGCTTTGCCTTGTCTTGACTGTAAGGGGATATAAAGAAAGCTGGTTGACTCACTAGCTGGGTTTCTTGTCTTTATAATAGATGTTGTAACATTAAAGAAAGGGAATGTTCGCTAGCTAAGCGAATCTGGTAATACTATGGCAGAAAATCATAAACTCTGGGGTGGCCGTTTTGAAGCAGGTCTAGAAAAATGGGTCGAGGAATTCGGTGCTTCTATTTCTTTTGACCAAAAGATGGCAGAATTTGACTTAAAGGGTTCCATTGCTCATGTGACCATGCTGGGGCAAACAGGCATCATCAGTCCTGAAGAAGCTAGCCAAATCAAAACAGGTCTTGAGGAACTCTTGCAGGACTTCTATGCTGGTCAGCTAGAATTTGATATCGCTAATGAAGATATCCACATGAATCTGGAGTCACTTTTGACTCAGAAAATTGGACCAGTAGCTGGAAAGCTCCATACGGCTCGTTCACGTAATGACCAAGTGGCGACCGATATGCACCTCTATCTCAAGGCTAAATTAGTTGAAGTGCTGGATAAACTGCATCATTTGCGACAAACCTTGGTTGATTTGGCTGATAAGCATGTTGATACTATTATGCCGGGCTACACCCATCTGCAGCATGCCCAGCCGATTTCCTTTGGTCATCACCTCATGGCCTACTACAGCATGTTTACCAGAGATAGTGAGCGGTTTACCTTTAACCAAAAGCACACCAATCTTTCGCCCTTGGGAGCTGCAGCTCTGGCTGGGACAACCTTCCCTATTGATCGCCAACTGACCAGCGATTTGATGGGCTTTGATGCTCCCTATAGCAATTCTCTGGATGCGGTGTCTGATCGAGACTTTATTTTGGAATTTTTGGCCAATGCCAGTATCCTCATGGTGCACATGAGCCGCATTTGTGAAGAGATCATTAATTGGTGTTCTAACGAGTACCAGTTCGTCACCTTATCTGATACCTTTTCCACAGGCTCTTCTATCATGCCGCAGAAGAAAAATCCTGACATGGCTGAACTCATTCGTGGGAAAACAGGCCGAGTTTATGGCAATTTGACTGGCCTGCTGACGGTTATGAAATCCCTGCCTCTCGCTTACAATAAGGACCTGCAAGAGGATAAGGAAGGTATGTTTGATACAGCGGAAACCATCACGGTGGCTATTGATATCTTGGCGGGAATGTTGTCCAGTATGACGGTCAACGACCGCCACATGGCGGAATCAACCGAAAAAGATTTCTCCAATGCAACAGAACTAGCAGACTATCTGGCTGTCAGGGGGCTTCCTTTCCGTCAGGCTCACGAAATTGTTGGTAAGCTGGTTTTAGAATGCACCAAGAATGGTCACTACCTTCAAGATGTCCCCTTAGAGCGCTATCAAGAAATCTCTGATCTGATTGAGGGAGACATCTATACTGCCCTGCAATCGAGGACTGCCGTTGAGCGTCGTAATTCGCTGGGTGGCACAGGCTTTGATCAGGTACACTGGCAGATTGAAGAAGCGAAGAAAACTTTAATGAGTGATAAATGATGATTGCTGACCATCAGAAAAAAGCTCCTACTAGTAAAATGTACTAGTGGGAGCTTTTAAGTTAACTGGGGAATTGTTCTATTAGTGGCGTTTAGATTTAGGCAAAAGGTTAGCCGCAAATATACTGATAAGGAGACCGACTAGGCTCAGGCTCCAGCTAGATTGCCCATTTGTTTTTGGTAATTCAGCCTGCTTGCTGGTCTTGGATCCTGTTGGGGCTGCTGTCTGACTTTGCAGGTTTTGGTAGTTGCTGGTTACCATTTGTAAGATAGCTTGACGTTTGTGGAGCGACAAGGCTGGTTTAGCGGTCTGCTCTTGTTCCTTGGCTTGTGGATCTGCTGGAGTTGTTGGACGGCTTGGATCAGTGGCTTCGGTATAGATGTACTTAAAGTCGCCAAAGCCATTCTGACTAGGATCGGCTGCAACAAACTGAATGGTTGTCTTCTGATTAAGGAGATTTTTCGCCCGCTCGGCTGTGCGGAAGTGAACATCCAGTCCCTTGATGGTATCGGCAAAACGCCAATTGTTGTCGGCAGTGGGGTTGATCGTTTTTTCAGCCGTAATGTAATTGATGAGAACCTGGCGGTTTTCTAAATTGAGCAGACGGTTTTCGCTAGCGTTTCTCACGCCTGGGAAGTTTCCGCTTGCCCGATAATTGTTGGTTGCCACCATAAATTCTTGGCCATCAGCAACCGGCTGTCCCATGTAGGTTAAGTCCCGAACGCGATGGGCGTCTGGATTGACTAGGTTGCCATCCATGTCATATTTATTAGGCTGTGTGACATCGAATGTGTAGTTGATACCATCAATGACATCAAAATTGTAAGTACGATAGTCGGTATTAATCAATTGCTGAGGCCCTGTCTTGCTAGGGTCGATTTGATTAAACTGGCCGGCTGACATTTCCAGCCATTCCCGCAAATCTTTGCCGGTAACTTTGAGAACAGCTGTAACATTGTCGTAGAGGTAAAGGTCTGCGACGTTTTTAATTGCGATTGGACCGGCAGGAATATCAGTGTAGGAAGAAGCATCATTGCGAGCACCGGCCTTAAAAGGAGCAGCTGCTGAGAGGAGGGGCAGACTGGCTTCTGGTGTTCCTGCCAGTTGCTCCTTCAGATACCAGCGTTGGGCATTGTTGACCATTTGAATGGAAGGGTCGTCTTCTACTAAGGCAAAATAGCTGTTGATTGGAGCAGTTGTTGTTCCGACTTGTTCGCGGACATAATCGATAGTGGCTTCGTGGTCAGGTTTGGCTAGGTTTAAAATTCTTTCATCAGCCTGATTAGAATTGCTGTCAATCTTGCGAATTTCGGCGTGACTTTGCTCAACCTTCCATTTACCACCTTGAAAGAGCAGGTTGAGCTTGATGACGCCTAGATGGTCGCCATATTTCCCGCCCATGGTAACAGGAATACCGTTGATTTTGCCGTTAAAACCATCGACACCGGGAATTTTTTCATAGACTCCTGTACCATTCCCCGATGGGAACTCAGCATGGGCGTGACCAGTGACAACCGCGTCGATTCCCTTAGCGCTGGCAATTTGGTAGCCGACATTTTCTTCACCGATATCATAGCGATCGTTACCAATACCTGAGTGGGACATGACCAAAACGATGTCGGCCCCCTTGGCCCGCATCTCTGGGGCGACAGCCTCGACAGCTTGAACTGCATCGATGGTCTTGACCTTACCTTCTAAATTAGCCTTATCCCAATTCATGATTTGAGGTGGAACGATACCTGTGATACCAACATTGACGGTGACTTGCCGGCCGTTAATATCGGTAAAGGTTTTGGGAATAATAATATAGGGATTGAAATAGTGTTTGCCAGTTCTAGCATCAATGACATTGGCATTGACGATTGGTAGACCTGCTGAATCAACAACGCGATTGAGGTAGTCCAAACCATAATTGAATTCATGGTTTCCCAGCGAAGCTGCATCATAATGCAAGGTCGTAAAGGCCTTGTACATGGGATGCTGTTGGCCCTGCTTAACAGGATTGATGAGTGCTTCGTAAGTTCCCAGTGGGGTGCCTTGAATGGTATCGCCATTATCGACCAAGACGGAGTTAGGATTTTCCTTTTCAGCCTGATCAATGAGAAGGGCGGTCTTGGCTAGGCCGATATTTTGGGCATCCTTATCTTGATAGTAATCGTAGTTAACCAGATTGGTGTGGAGGTCGGTGGTTGAAAGGATTTGGACATCTACCTTCTCACCTTCAATCGGCTTTGTATCATCAGCCTTTTCTTGTTCGGCGGTTTGCGGAGTTTGATTTTGATAGATTGATTGCTCTTGGCTATTTGAAGCTTGAACAGCAGAGGCTTGGGCATTAGCATAGTCTTGGCTTTGGTCTTGATTGGTTGGAACCTGTTGACTGCTAACGTCATTGGCGCTTGCTACTTGATTTTGTGTCTGGGACTGAGGGAGCTGCTCGTCAGCTGTGACTTGGTTAGCGACTAGTCCAGCTGTGACCAGCGAGAGCAGCAAGGCACTTTTTCTTAGGTAGTGTTGAGACATGTAGAAACTCCTTACTAATTAATGATGGCCATATAGGCAAGGCGGAAAGAAGGCAGCTGTGCTTACATTTAAATGCTGTAAAAGACGGATGCCTAAAAGTTCGTTTATAGACGCTTTCAGGTTTTATTATACACAGAAAATAGAAACTAACAAGTTAAACTCCGAACTTTAATTGTATAACATTTAATTTCTATCGTATAACAGTCAATCTTTCCTTCGGAGGTTTTTGTAGCTGGTTTAATACTTAGAGCTCAATTGGTCTGGCATTTATGGCTAACTAGTGATAAAATGTAGCTTGGTAAAGGGAATCATCTGAGATATTAGATGAGGAGTGCTAAATCTAGGGGATTTTTGGCTTTTGGCTCTTTTATGGTATAATAAGGGGTAATTTAGAGTGTTTGGAGACTGCCTTGAAGAAGACCTATCGTGTTAAAAAAAACTTAGATTTTCAAGCTATTTTTAGGCGAGGCAAGAGTGTCGCCAATAGGAAATTTGTTGTTTATAGTTTAGAAAGGCCACAGAAGCATTTTAGAGTTGGTCTGTCAGTCAGTAAAAAGCTCGGCAATGCCGTTACCCGCAATCGGATCAAACGGAAGATGAGACATGTTTTGATGGAATTGGCTCCGCATTTAAGCAACGATGACTTTGTTATCATTGCTCGAAAAGGTGTTGAAGATATGGACTATCGAGCAGTGAGACAGAATTTGAAACATGTTCTGAGTCTAGCTGGTCTCTATCAAGATTGAGTTTTGCCCTTGGAGTGGGGTCCTGATGATTTAGTGATGTCGTATTGAAAGGAATATTTTGTGAAAAAAAAACTTAAATTAAGTGGTCTAGTTCTAGCAGCTTTGATCGTCTTGTCTGCCTGTGCTCGTCGTAATCCAGTTAACAGTTCGTCGACAGGCTGGGATCAGTTGGTTTACGGTTTTGGTCGCGCTATCCAGTGGCTGTCCTTTGGTGGATCGGTTGGAATTGGGATCATTCTTTTTACGCTAATTGTTCGTTTGGCCTTGATTCCTCTCTATAATCGTCAGATTAAATCCAGCCAAGAAATTCAAGAACTTCAGCCTGAGCTTAAACGGATTCAGAAAGAATACGCTGACGACCGCAATATGCAGGCTATAAAAACGCAGGAGCTCTACAAAGAAAATGGTGTGAACCAGTGGGCAGCCTTACTGCCTTTAGCCATCCAATTTCCCGTCATGATGGCTCTTTATCAGGCCTTGATTCGGGTACCTGCCTTGAGTCAAGGGAATTTCTTGTTCTGGAATCTAGGTGAAAATGATGGAACCTATATCTTGCCGATTCTGGCAGCCATTTTCACCTACCTGTCTATGTGGCTCAGCAATAAGGCAGCCAAGGAAAAGAATGCCTTTATGACAGCTACTAGCATTGTTATGCCTCTCTTTATTTTGTGGATTGGAACTCGCTTCACGAGTGGGATTGCCCTCTACTGGGCAATCGGTAATGCCTTTCAGGTAGCTCAGCTTTTAATTTTCCACAATCCCTTTAAAATTATTGCTGAGCGGGAACTTAAGGAGGCACAAGAAAAAGAAAGGGAAGCAAAAATTCGTCGAGCGAAGAAAAAAGCCCGGAAGAAACGTAAGTAGACGCATCAGAAAAAGGCGAAAATTTTCTGTTAGCGAAGGAGTATAGATATTATGGTAGTGTTCACAGGTAATACTGTTGAAGAAGCAATTCAGGCAGGTCTTGGTGATTTAGGTATCACTAGAACTAAGGCTTCTATCCGCGTTCTCTCGCGCGGGAAAAAAGGTTTTTTCGGTTTTGGTAAGAAACCAGCCAAAGTTGATGTAGAGGTCATCAGCCGCACGACTGTTTCTCAAGCTGACCAAGAGATTGTTCGGAACTTGCCAAAAGCCTTGAGTAAACGGGAAGCTTCAGAAGAAGCTCTCAAACAAGAGGCAGCAGAGTCCCGCAAGGTGACGAGCATTATCAAGTATTTGGAAAATCGTGGCCAAATCGTTAATGATAAGGCTAAATCTGAAATGCTGGATGCTAGACGCTCAATAACGTCTGTTCTTAGCGATTTACTTCCCGATGAAATTGTTGAAGAGTATCGGCGTAAGAAGGAAGAGCTGGATAAGGAAGGCCTTGATTGGACAGATGAGCTAGAAGCTGAGGATAGTCAAGCTGCTGATTCAGCTGAGCTTTCTGCTGAAGATTCACAGAAGACCGTTGGCCAAAGAGCAGCTGTCCCTGTGGCGGAAGCCTCGGTTGCCCAAGAGAATCCAGCACAGTCAGCGGCTGAAGGATCGGAGCCAGAGTTGGATCGCTTAACTGAAAACTCTGAGAGTGGGTCCCATCCGATTGAAACCACGGTCGGCAAGGATATTGATGAAGCCGCCGAGGCTGTGACAGGCTATCTTGAAACTATTATCTACGAAATGGATGTGGAGGCTGGTTTAACAACTAATCAATCCGGTCGTCAAATCACCATTCAGGTTGAAGCACCAGAGGCCGGTCGAGTAATCGGTTATCATGGTAAGGTGCTTAAATCCCTGCAAATCTTGGCCCAAAACTTCTTACATGACCATTATTCCCGTTCTTTCTCAGTGACAGTCAATGTTCATGATTATGTCGAACGTCGCATGGAGACCTTGATTGATTTTGCCCATAAAATTGCTGAGCGTGTTTCAGACAGCGGTCAGGCTTATCGTATGGACAGCATGTCCAACGATGAACGTAAGATCATCCATAAAGCGATTGCCAAAATTCCTGACGTGGACAGTTATTCAGAGGGACACGACCCTAAGCGTTATGTGGTTGTTGTTCCTAGTCGAGAAGATTAAACTAATTAAGAGGGTGGAACCGCTAATCGGCAGTGGTTGGGAGTCCTTATCTTGGGGTGCAGTCCTATTTTCAGGCCCCCCCTTAAACAGTCCACTGGACTGTTTAACTACTCCGCAAGTGTTGGCGGCCATCCTAATCAGCTGTGCGTAGGTGGGACAACGAAGTCGATTTATATAAATCGACTTCTGTTCCACTCTCAATGAACTGTGTAGGGGTAAGACTTCTTGGGCCTAGCCAACAAGTCTTACTCCCACTACTGCGTCAATTGTAAATCGAGAACAATGTTAACGAGTCTGGGACAAAAGTCCAGACTCGTTTTGTTATGGCTTCCAGCCAGTTTTTAACGGAGAGCCAAACAATAAAACTATCAGCCCAGCTGATGGCTACTAAGGTTTTGAGCTGTCATTTATTAGGTAGGAACACCCTATCAAGATGATATGTATTGTAAAAGCTAGATAAAAAATCTAATGTTCAGGGTTCTTTTTCTCCGCTTACCTATGGATTTTGACCGCTTGGCTGAATTTTGTCCACAAACCTTTTTCCTTTGGTACAATTAGGCCAGTAAAAGGAAAGCGGGTGTTCAGATGCTTATTGAAACGAAAAACTTAACGAAGGTCTACGGTGAGAAAGCGGTTCTGGAAAACCTCAATATTCAGGTAGATAAGGGGCAATTGCTCGCTTATATTGGAACCAATGGGGCCGGGAAATCAACCACAATTAAGATTTTGACAGGGCTTTTGGCAGCCAGTTCAGGTCAGGTCAAATTAGCACCAAATCTCAAGATTGGAATGGTCTTTCAAGACAGCGTTCTTGATGAGGACTTGAGTGTTCAGGCAAATTTGGAGAGTCGTGCAGGCCTTTATCGCCAAATTGATAAGGCTTGGACTAAAGACTTGGTGAAGATGCTTTCGATTGAGGACCTCCTCAAACAGGAATACGGTACTTTATCGGGCGGTCAACGGCGTCGAGTGGATATCGCCAGAGCTCTCTTGACTAAACCAGATTTGCTTTTCTTAGACGAGCCGACAACGGGTTTGGATCTCCAAAGCCGCAGGGGTATCTGGGATCTGCTGTATCAGCTGCAGAGAGAAGAAGGGTTGACTATCTTTTTGACCACCCACTACTTGGAAGAAGCTGAAAATGCTGATATGGCCTATATTATTGACCATGGTCGGGTTCTGGTTCAAGGTTCTGCTCAAGAACTCAAGGAGCAATATGCCAAAAATCGTCTCTTGATTAAGACTGACCGTAGGAAATTTTCAGGGCTAACCTATGAGGAGAAAGCTGATGGTTGGTTGCTGTTTGAAGATCTAACTACGCCACAGGCCTTGGATTTTCTAGTTAGCCATCAAAATCACATCCTTGATTTTGATTTTCAAAAGGGGGACATTAATGATGTTTTTATGGCTGTTGCAGGAACTGAATTTAAAAACTAAGAAGGAGCTTACCTATGATTACAATGGCAAAAAGGAACTTACGACTCTATTTTCATAATAAGGTGACCGTTTTTTTCTCCCTCATGGGAGCCTGGATTGCCTTTGGCCTTTATCTCATCTTTTTGCAAAAAAACATGCAGGATGCTTGGTCTGGCACTAGTCATCCTGAGAAAATGCTGGATCAATGGATTATGGGCGGTACCTTGGCAGTAGCTTC is a window from the Streptococcus criceti HS-6 genome containing:
- a CDS encoding protein jag; this encodes MVVFTGNTVEEAIQAGLGDLGITRTKASIRVLSRGKKGFFGFGKKPAKVDVEVISRTTVSQADQEIVRNLPKALSKREASEEALKQEAAESRKVTSIIKYLENRGQIVNDKAKSEMLDARRSITSVLSDLLPDEIVEEYRRKKEELDKEGLDWTDELEAEDSQAADSAELSAEDSQKTVGQRAAVPVAEASVAQENPAQSAAEGSEPELDRLTENSESGSHPIETTVGKDIDEAAEAVTGYLETIIYEMDVEAGLTTNQSGRQITIQVEAPEAGRVIGYHGKVLKSLQILAQNFLHDHYSRSFSVTVNVHDYVERRMETLIDFAHKIAERVSDSGQAYRMDSMSNDERKIIHKAIAKIPDVDSYSEGHDPKRYVVVVPSRED
- a CDS encoding ABC transporter ATP-binding protein, which produces MLIETKNLTKVYGEKAVLENLNIQVDKGQLLAYIGTNGAGKSTTIKILTGLLAASSGQVKLAPNLKIGMVFQDSVLDEDLSVQANLESRAGLYRQIDKAWTKDLVKMLSIEDLLKQEYGTLSGGQRRRVDIARALLTKPDLLFLDEPTTGLDLQSRRGIWDLLYQLQREEGLTIFLTTHYLEEAENADMAYIIDHGRVLVQGSAQELKEQYAKNRLLIKTDRRKFSGLTYEEKADGWLLFEDLTTPQALDFLVSHQNHILDFDFQKGDINDVFMAVAGTEFKN